In Rana temporaria chromosome 3, aRanTem1.1, whole genome shotgun sequence, a single window of DNA contains:
- the RPP25 gene encoding ribonuclease P protein subunit p25 has translation MENLRRVRVLDEDDGKPLPFKDLDPHVALMRVKEGSKIRNLVGYALPYMKSEDTKQIVFSAYGRAVTKAITCVEILKRQLGGLYQITKVQYKSLQEVWEPKGPEIKTPTPSLTVYKNSPSIYILLSKEPLDPQENGYQGPQSFPTREHRKRTHESLVLPISDKPCEGKEEEG, from the coding sequence ATGGAGAATCTCCGCCGGGTACGAGTCCTGGATGAAGATGATGGAAAACCTTTGCCGTTCAAGGATCTTGATCCACACGTGGCACTCATGAGAGTAAAAGAAGGCAGTAAAATACGCAATTTGGTGGGATATGCCTTGCCATATATGAAATCAGAGGACACAAAGCAGATTGTGTTTAGTGCCTATGGTCGGGCTGTTACTAAAGCCATCACCTGTGTAGAAATATTGAAAAGACAATTAGGTGGACTTTACCAGATCACAAAAGTGCAGTACAAAAGCCTGCAGGAGGTATGGGAGCCAAAGGGACCTGAAATCAAGACTCCGACACCCAGTTTAACAGTTTACAAAAACTCTCCTTCTATTTATATACTTCTGTCCAAAGAACCCTTAGATCCGCAAGAAAATGGATATCAAGGCCCTCAGTCATTTCCAACTAGAGAACACAGAAAAAGAACACATGAATCTTTGGTTTTACCAATTTCAGATAAACCATGTGAGGGCAAAGAAGAagaaggatga